A portion of the Myripristis murdjan chromosome 13, fMyrMur1.1, whole genome shotgun sequence genome contains these proteins:
- the prcp gene encoding lysosomal Pro-X carboxypeptidase — MKLSGRAAATLLLTPWLTCLHVIALKSQLFTRLGAVDHSKRNPISYETLYFNQKIDHFGFLEDGVFKQRYLVNDKHWHQKGGPILFYTGNEGDITWFCNNTGFMWEIAEELGAMLVFAEHRYYGESLPFGKESYSDSKHLNYLTSEQALADFAVLIQELKNSRAGAQLSPVIAVGGSYGGMLSAWMRMKYPNIVVGALAASAPIWQFPGMVPCGDFYKIVTQDFASSGFNCDVNIRRSWKAIDNVSSTGRGLQWLSDEFSLCTPLKKRNDAVGFKAWLQETWVNLAMVDYPYEASFLQPLPRWPIQVVCKYLGFNASVSDYQLLHGISQAAKVYYNYTGSASCLNTSQTATGSLGFLGWYYQACTEMVMPMCTDGVQDMFEPQEWNFQAFSDECHTLFGIRPRADWARTVYGGKDIAAHSNIIFSNGGLDPWSGGGVTHNITDSLVAIVIPDGAHHLDLRYNNDYDPPSVRAARALEVKYFKEWILQAKKAP, encoded by the exons ATGAAGCTTTCGGGGAGAGCCGCGGCCACGCTTCTCCTGACGCCGTGGCTCACTTGTTTACACGTGATCGCCCTCAAATCACAACTTTTCACCAGACTTGGGGCTGTAGATCACTCCAAGAGGAACCCCATCAGCTATGAAACACTCTACTTTAACCAGAAG aTTGATCATTTTGGATTCTTAGAGGATGGCGTCTTCAAACAGCGGTACCTTGTGAATGACAAACACTGGCATCAGAAAGGAGGCCCAATTTTGTTCTACACCGGCAATGAAGGCGACATCACCTGGTTCTGCAACAACACT GGCTTCATGTGGGAAATTGCAGAGGAGTTGGGCGCCATGCTGGTTTTTGCAGAACATCGTTACTATGGAGAGTCTCTGCCATTTGGAAAAGAGTCTTACAGT gacagcaaaCATCTGAACTACCTGACCTCAGAGCAGGCCCTGGCAGATTTTGCGGTACTGATTCAGGAGCTGAAGAACAGCAGGGCGGGGGCTCAGCTCAGCCCTGTCATCGCTGTTGGAGGCTCTTATGGAGGGATGCTCTCCGCCTGGATGAGAATGAAATACCCCAATATAGTTGTAGG CGCCCTGGCAGCCTCAGCACCAATATGGCAGTTTCCTGGGATGGTGCCATGTGGAGACTTCTACAAAATAGTAACGCAGGACTTTGCCAGCAGCGGCTTTAACTGTGATGTAAATATCAGAAGGTCATGGAAGGCTATTGATAATGTCTCTTCCACTG GTCGAGGTCTTCAGTGGCTGTCAGATGAATTTAGTTTGTGCACACCTCTCAAAAAGAGGAACGATGCTGTCGGCTTCAAGGCGTGGCTCCAAGAGACCTGGGTGAACCTGGCCATGGTGGACTACCCCTATGAAGCCAGTTTTCTCCAACCGCTGCCTCGGTGGCCCATCCAG GTGGTGTGCAAGTACCTTGGTTTCAATGCCTCCGTGTCTGACTACCAGCTGTTGCACGGCATCTCCCAAGCAGCCAAAGTTTACTACAACTACACCGGAAGTGCTTCCTGTCTCAACACTTCCCAGACGGCGACTGGCAGCCTGGGTTTCCTCGGCTGGTACTATCAG GCTTGCACGGAGATGGTGATGCCCATGTGCACGGACGGTGTCCAGGACATGTTTGAACCTCAGGAGTGGAATTTCCAAGCTTTCTCGGATGAGTGTCACACACTGTTTGGTATCAGGCCTCGGGCTGACTGGGCACGCACGGTGTATGGGGGAAAGGACATCGCCGCACACAGCAATATCATCTTCAG taACGGAGGACTCGACCCGTGGTCGGGCGGCGGCGTGACTCACAACATAACAGATTCTCTGGTCGCCATCGTGATTCCTGACGGAGCCCATCACTTGGACCTGCGCTACAACAACGACTACGACCCCCCTTCAGTGCGGGCGGCGCGGGCTCTGGAGGTGAAGTACTTTAAGGAGTGGATCCTTCAGGCTAAAAAGGCACCTTGA
- the fam181b gene encoding LOW QUALITY PROTEIN: protein FAM181B (The sequence of the model RefSeq protein was modified relative to this genomic sequence to represent the inferred CDS: inserted 3 bases in 2 codons; deleted 2 bases in 1 codon; substituted 1 base at 1 genomic stop codon), producing the protein MKIPDSDTSSSVVRHKQRVKSCGXPLPLLFDVLTSLVQPPERSPCXSSVPVSFTRECLQELHEQHQHQALALSXNRKKACFEETSGPRITADATGKATGLNRVMAVQTAIMNPQFMNFCFPGSVMEYDMEKSLDGSLLGEAENDGDYRETTRDLLSFIDSASSNIKLALDKPVKSKRKVNHRKYLQKQIKRCTGIITPGNIAETPVKRQGSPLAQASPLQSKTLPKRDGVQANLQSKSLAALFNPVKDIRGEKAKKPPLRHRNLPPSFFTEPVNCSKVSSTSGMTLKDLERGNPEAAEFFELLGPDYSNMVSDQDLFQGMPVRVQPEMVGPDPASYDAHHLVGGLLYSEPWTTCSGPSKKLGESLRTGPAQPPVYCHSESTSGPIEDNTLCTLAFPNFFTDCSIPQVTYDLSGGYNRANFSSL; encoded by the exons ATGAAAATCCCGGATTCAGACACTTCTTCCAGT GTGGTCAGGCATAAGCAAAGAGTTAAGTCTTGTGG CCCGCTGCCCCTCCTCTTTGATGTTCTGACATCATTAGTCCAGCCCCCTGAAAGATCTCCCT TTTCCTCAGTGCCCGTCAGTTTTACTCGGGAATGTTTACAGGAACTTCATGAACAGCATCAGCACCAAGCGCTTGCA CTATcttgaaacaggaaaaaggCATGCTTTGAAGAAACATCTGGCCCGAGGATCACAGCGGATGCCACAGGTAAAGCCACTGGGCTCAACAGAGTAATGGCTGTTCAGACTGCAATCATGAACCCCCAGTTCATGAATTTCTGCTTCCCTGGATCTGTGATGGAGTATGACATGGAGAAAAGCCTGGATGGGAGTCTCCTGGGTGAGGCAGAAAATGACGGGGACTACAGAGAGACCACAAGGGACCTGCTGAGCTTCATAGACTCAGCCTCCAGCAATATCAAGCTGGCTCTGGACAAGCCGGTAAAATCCAAGAGGAAAGTCAACCACCGTAAGTATCTGCAGAAGCAGATCAAAAGGTGCACTGGCATTATAACACCAGGGAACATAGCAGAAACCCCAGTAAAAAGGCAGGGCTCCCCTCTGGCTCAGGCCAGCCCTTTGCAGAGTAAAACTCTACCTAAGCGTGACGGGGTCCAGGCCAATTTGCAGAGCAAGAGCCTGGCAGCCCTCTTCAACCCTGTGAAGGATATTAGGGGTGAAAAAGCCAAGAAGCCACCACTGAGGCATCGCAACCTGCCCCCTTCATTCTTTACTGAGCCTGTCAACTGCTCCAAAGTCAGCTCCACCTCTGGGATGACTTTAAAGGACTTGGAACGAGGCAATCCTGAGGCTGCCGAGTTCTTTGAGCTCTTGGGGCCTGATTACAGCAACATGGTCAGCGACCAGGACCTTTTTCAAGGCATGCCGGTTCGGGTGCAGCCGGAGATGGTAGGCCCAGATCCTGCTTCCTATGATGCTCACCATTTAGTCGGTGGTCTTCTCTACTCGGAGCCCTGGACTACATGCTCTGGACCGTCTAAGAAACTAGGGGAGAGCCTGCGTACAGGCCCAGCCCAGCCTCCTGTCTACTGTCACTCAGAGTCCACGTCTGGGCCCATAGAGGACAACACACTGTGCACTTTGGCCTTCCCAAACTTCTTCACAGACTGCTCCATACCTCAGGTCACTTATGATTTAAGTGGTGGATATAACAGAGCTAATTTTTCATCTCTATGA